From Nicotiana tabacum cultivar K326 chromosome 22, ASM71507v2, whole genome shotgun sequence, one genomic window encodes:
- the LOC107775245 gene encoding ubiquitin-conjugating enzyme E2 34 encodes MAEKACVKRLQKEYRALCKEPVSHVVARPSPNDILEWHYVLEGSEGTPFAGGYYYGKIKFPPEYPFKPPGISMVTPNGRFMTQKKLCLSMSDFHPESWNPMWSVSSILTGLLSFMMDNSPTTGSVTTTVAEKQKLAKASLAFNCKNPTFRKLFPEYVEKYEEQQLLVHPVQEQVSTMPTQAENSTPLLDGLNKVEPHKDMKNQQRKSCPTWLLLLLVSIFGVVMALPLLQL; translated from the exons ATGGCAGAAAAGGCATGTGTAAAGCGGCTCCAGAAGGAATATAGAGCACTTTGTAAA GAACCTGTCTCCCATGTTGTGGCCCGCCCTTCTCCAAATGATATTCTTGAGTGGC ATTACGTGTTGGAGGGGAGTGAAGGAACACCCTTTGCAG GTGGATATTATTATGGGAAGATTAAGTTTCCTCCAGAATATCCATTTAAACCTCCAGGAATCAG CATGGTTACTCCAAATGGAAGATTTATGACGcaaaagaaactctgtttatctatGAGTGACT TTCACCCAGAGAGTTGGAACCCTATGTGGTCTGTGTCAAG CATACTCACGGGACTGCTCTCATTTATG ATGGACAACAGTCCTACCACAGGCAGTGTAACAACAACAGTTGCTGAGAAACAGAAGCTTGCTAAGGCTTCACTTGCTTTCAATTGTAAAAA CCCAACCTTTAGAAAATTGTTTCCAGAATATGTGGAGAAGTATGAAGAGCAGCAGCTCCTGGTGCATCCTGTTCAGGAGCAGGTGTCAACCATGCCAACACAAGCAGAAAATTCTACACCCTTGTTGGATGGTCTGAATAAAGTAGAACCCCATAAAGACATGAAAAACCAACAGAGGAAATCTTGCCCAACTTGGTTATTGCTATTGCTAGTATCAATTTTTGGCGTTGTAATGGCTCTGCCTCTACTTCAGCTTTGA
- the LOC107775246 gene encoding RING-H2 finger protein ATL60-like, which translates to MEDASHTPGKIDESGMFELTGKIMVVAIVLILLVIVFVFLFHLYSKWFWNRRRQVDGGNPNASTRRRRGFNFSSASHHQEVNNVTSALRRGLDPTLLKTIPVVLFNPKEFKDGLECAVCLCDVSEGEKARLLPKCNHGFHVDCIDMWFQSHSTCPLCRNPVSNISSDDQNPTSAVEEENSVSIEVANFPTNILFWGNETQVSSLEDSLQGPNSSSSHAPCPPPPPPPSSLSSSFASTSDRRCVALVIDIPNQTNEAEDEQKSPIMSTRLRSLKRLLSRDRRVNPSSPGIVDVEQGGRGQS; encoded by the coding sequence ATGGAAGATGCTTCACACACCCCTGGTAAAATAGACGAGTCAGGTATGTTTGAGCTCACTGGAAAGATAATGGTGGTAGCTATTGTACTTATCTTACTTGTGATAGTCTTCGTTTTCTTATTCCACCTTTACTCAAAATGGTTCTGGAACCGCCGCCGTCAAGTAGACGGTGGCAACCCTAACGCCAGCACACGGCGGCGGCGCGGCTTCAACTTTTCTTCGGCCAGTCATCATCAAGAAGTGAATAATGTTACATCCGCTCTCCGCCGGGGCCTGGACCCCACACTCCTAAAAACTATTCCCGTAGTTTTATTCAATCCTAAAGAATTCAAAGATGGATTAGAATGTGCTGTTTGTCTTTGTGATGTATCTGAAGGTGAAAAGGCAAGACTTTTACCTAAATGTAATCATGGATTTCATGTGGATTGTATTGATATGTGGTTTCAATCTCATTCCACTTGCCCTCTTTGTAGAAATCCTGTTTCCAATATATCTTCTGATGATCAGAATCCCACCTCTGCTGTGGAAGAAGAGAATTCAGTTTCTATAGAGGTGGCAAATTTCCCAACTAATATCTTGTTTTGGGGAAATGAGACTCAAGTGAGCAGTTTGGAGGACTCTTTACAAGGTcctaattcttcttcttctcacgCGCCTTGtcctccaccaccaccaccaccatcatcattGTCGTCGTCATTTGCCTCTACGAGTGATAGGCGTTGTGTAGCATTGGTAATTGATATTCCTAACCAGACAAATGAAGCAGAAGATGAACAGAAATCTCCAATAATGTCCACAAGATTGAGGTCTTTGAAAAGGCTCTTGAGTAGGGATAGAAGGGTTAATCCTTCTAGTCCCGGAATTGTGGATGTAGAACAAGGAGGCAGAGGCCAGAGCTAG